In Mesoaciditoga lauensis cd-1655R = DSM 25116, one genomic interval encodes:
- a CDS encoding DUF1385 domain-containing protein → MPDYPKGLSVGGQAVIEGVMMKGLKTVVAVRRPSGEIVVSDYGGMERPKGWKGWPFIRGNFVLYDALVTGIRALNFSANMSGEETEKLTTKDIILSLLIAFAFAVGLFSILPVLVTSLFKPLRENGMLFALVEGTIRTVILLLYIWIIAFIPDIKRVFQYHGAEHKSVYTYEANEELTVENARKYSTLHPRCGTSFLMITMVAAIIVFSILGAFGPMSIWWKMFWRVVLIPVVAGLAYEFQRFTAKHLDNIFVKPLAMPGLWLQKLTTKEPDDSQLEVGLVSLKAALNLEWRDKKGENETDDEKEKIIEIESSVEKEKENA, encoded by the coding sequence ATGCCAGATTATCCAAAAGGCTTAAGCGTCGGTGGACAAGCCGTGATAGAAGGCGTCATGATGAAAGGGCTTAAAACCGTTGTGGCCGTGCGGAGGCCTAGCGGGGAGATAGTTGTTTCGGATTATGGCGGAATGGAAAGGCCGAAGGGATGGAAGGGTTGGCCGTTCATAAGGGGAAACTTTGTACTCTACGATGCGCTGGTAACCGGCATAAGGGCTCTGAATTTTTCTGCCAACATGTCTGGTGAAGAAACTGAGAAATTGACCACAAAAGATATCATCTTATCGTTGCTGATTGCCTTTGCTTTTGCGGTAGGGTTATTTTCTATTTTACCCGTGTTGGTGACTTCGCTGTTTAAACCGTTGAGAGAAAATGGAATGCTGTTCGCCCTTGTAGAAGGAACCATTCGAACGGTCATTCTCTTGTTGTATATATGGATCATAGCTTTTATTCCAGACATAAAACGCGTTTTTCAATATCATGGAGCTGAGCACAAATCCGTTTACACTTACGAAGCCAACGAAGAGTTAACCGTGGAGAATGCTAGAAAGTATTCCACTTTGCATCCAAGATGCGGAACTAGTTTTCTGATGATCACCATGGTTGCCGCCATAATAGTTTTTAGCATACTTGGTGCTTTCGGTCCTATGTCCATTTGGTGGAAAATGTTCTGGAGGGTCGTTCTCATTCCGGTGGTAGCTGGGTTGGCATATGAATTTCAGCGTTTTACCGCCAAACATTTGGACAACATTTTCGTAAAACCTTTAGCCATGCCAGGTTTATGGCTTCAAAAGCTGACAACAAAAGAACCGGATGACAGTCAGTTAGAAGTTGGATTAGTTTCGCTTAAAGCCGCTTTAAACCTTGAGTGGAGAGATAAAAAAGGCGAAAACGAAACAGATGATGAAAAAGAAAAGATAATAGAAATAGAAAGCTCCGTTGAAAAAGAAAAAGAGAACGCGTAA
- a CDS encoding stage V sporulation protein S: protein METLKVSSKSNPNSVAGAIAGALGKEPMVELQAIGAGAVNQAVKAVAVARRFLNESGKDIGMIPGFVDIEIGGEKRTGISIKVFVVGEENESSSEEK, encoded by the coding sequence GTGGAAACATTGAAGGTCAGTTCAAAATCCAATCCTAACTCAGTGGCGGGAGCAATTGCAGGTGCACTGGGAAAGGAGCCTATGGTCGAATTGCAGGCTATCGGGGCAGGAGCCGTAAACCAAGCGGTTAAAGCCGTAGCGGTAGCACGCCGCTTTTTGAACGAAAGCGGTAAGGACATCGGAATGATTCCAGGCTTCGTCGATATCGAAATAGGAGGAGAAAAAAGAACGGGTATATCGATAAAAGTTTTTGTCGTGGGAGAGGAAAACGAATCATCCAGCGAAGAAAAGTAA
- a CDS encoding tRNA dihydrouridine synthase yields MLSPMAGVNDKIFRELCLSTGADIAFTEMISVNGLTSKNRKSYAMIPDDPNHIVQLFGKDPELFLKSAEMVRNKNGSNWIDINAGCPVKKVVKHGYGAALMEEPKKIREIVETLSKNGFKVSIKIRLGREKNENYIQVAQAASDGGAFLISIHGRTVEQGYAGKADWESAKILKEKFPNVKIGLSGDIFTYLDAYHAIKQTKADFLLVARGAIGNPWIFGNIKRYFESQNPPHVDLEERKRIFNIHFDKTIDEYGIHGIIFFRKFLVAYLKGLPNSHEVKIDALKESNAKNVKRIVNSFFDKLISCEQGGVERGNIEGQFKIQS; encoded by the coding sequence GTGCTTTCTCCCATGGCAGGTGTTAACGATAAAATTTTTCGAGAACTATGCCTATCCACGGGTGCAGACATAGCTTTCACGGAGATGATAAGCGTAAACGGCTTAACAAGCAAAAATCGAAAAAGCTATGCGATGATCCCTGATGATCCAAATCACATTGTTCAACTTTTTGGAAAAGATCCAGAGCTTTTTTTAAAAAGTGCGGAAATGGTGAGAAACAAAAACGGCTCAAATTGGATCGATATAAACGCCGGGTGTCCTGTGAAAAAAGTTGTTAAGCATGGCTACGGTGCTGCCTTGATGGAAGAACCAAAAAAGATAAGAGAGATCGTTGAAACTTTATCAAAGAACGGATTTAAAGTTTCCATAAAGATCAGGCTTGGGAGAGAAAAAAATGAAAATTACATTCAAGTGGCACAAGCCGCCTCTGATGGTGGAGCCTTTCTTATTTCCATACATGGGAGAACCGTTGAGCAAGGATATGCAGGAAAAGCAGATTGGGAAAGTGCGAAGATATTAAAAGAGAAATTTCCAAATGTTAAAATTGGGCTGTCTGGGGATATCTTCACTTACCTTGATGCTTATCATGCGATTAAGCAAACGAAAGCTGACTTTTTGCTTGTTGCCAGAGGGGCAATAGGAAATCCATGGATATTTGGAAATATAAAAAGATATTTTGAATCTCAAAACCCACCTCATGTTGACTTAGAAGAAAGAAAAAGAATATTCAATATTCATTTTGACAAAACAATTGATGAATACGGGATTCATGGTATAATATTTTTCAGGAAATTCCTGGTTGCTTATCTTAAAGGCCTACCAAACTCTCATGAAGTGAAGATTGATGCCCTAAAAGAGAGCAACGCCAAGAACGTTAAAAGGATAGTTAACAGTTTTTTTGATAAACTCATCTCATGCGAACAAGGAGGCGTTGAACGTGGAAACATTGAAGGTCAGTTCAAAATCCAATCCTAA
- a CDS encoding Glu/Leu/Phe/Val family dehydrogenase, producing the protein MANKGLFEDALTQFNRAADLMKLDDGMRQVLSSHKRGIRVQFPVKMDDGSIRVFTGYRYQHNIARGPAKGGVRYHPNVNEDEIKTLSFLMTWKCAVAGIPYGGAKGGVKVDPNELSTGELERMSRRYFSEISPFIGPETDIPAPDVNTNAQIMSWFLDTYSMGEGRSTLGIVTGKPLELGGSLGRPEATGRGVSIITNEASKYFLGDEIKGKTVAVQGFGNVGSYTALILGEEYGAKIVAISDITGGYYNPDGINVKEAFEYVTAHKSLEGFNAQKITNEELLELDVDVLIPAALERTIREDNADKVKAKLIVEAANGPTTPEADAILRSKGIHLVPDFLSNAGGVTVSYFEWVQGLYSYFWDLEDVRKALDKAMKNAFKDSATAREEYKTDMRTASYIVAINKVATATRLRGIFP; encoded by the coding sequence ATGGCAAACAAAGGTTTATTCGAGGATGCTTTGACCCAATTCAACAGGGCGGCAGACTTGATGAAATTGGACGACGGAATGCGTCAAGTGTTGTCCTCGCACAAAAGAGGAATAAGAGTTCAATTTCCAGTGAAAATGGATGACGGTTCCATAAGAGTTTTCACAGGATACCGCTATCAACACAACATAGCAAGAGGACCAGCAAAGGGAGGAGTTAGGTATCATCCTAACGTAAACGAAGACGAGATAAAAACTCTTTCCTTCCTTATGACATGGAAATGTGCGGTTGCTGGCATACCATATGGCGGAGCAAAAGGTGGAGTTAAGGTTGATCCTAACGAATTATCCACTGGTGAACTTGAAAGAATGTCCAGAAGGTACTTCTCTGAAATTTCACCTTTCATTGGCCCTGAAACGGATATACCAGCTCCAGATGTCAACACCAACGCTCAAATTATGTCCTGGTTCCTTGATACCTATTCCATGGGAGAAGGACGCTCAACATTGGGAATAGTTACCGGAAAGCCACTGGAATTGGGAGGTTCTCTTGGAAGGCCAGAGGCAACAGGAAGAGGCGTCAGCATTATTACAAATGAAGCAAGCAAATACTTCTTGGGTGATGAAATAAAAGGAAAAACGGTTGCCGTACAAGGTTTTGGTAACGTTGGTTCTTACACCGCGCTTATCCTCGGTGAAGAATACGGCGCAAAAATAGTCGCGATAAGCGATATAACCGGTGGATACTACAATCCAGATGGAATAAACGTTAAGGAAGCCTTTGAATACGTTACAGCCCATAAGAGTTTGGAAGGATTCAACGCTCAAAAGATAACAAATGAAGAATTGCTTGAATTAGACGTTGATGTACTTATCCCAGCAGCTTTGGAAAGAACCATAAGAGAAGATAACGCTGATAAAGTGAAAGCAAAACTCATAGTCGAAGCAGCAAACGGTCCAACCACTCCTGAAGCAGATGCGATTTTGAGATCGAAAGGTATTCACCTCGTTCCAGATTTTCTTTCAAACGCAGGTGGCGTTACCGTTTCTTACTTTGAATGGGTACAAGGCCTTTATTCCTACTTCTGGGATCTCGAAGATGTCAGAAAGGCACTTGACAAAGCAATGAAGAACGCTTTCAAAGACAGCGCAACAGCACGTGAAGAATACAAAACAGATATGAGGACGGCATCTTACATAGTGGCTATCAACAAGGTTGCCACTGCTACCAGACTCCGTGGAATTTTCCCTTGA